One genomic region from Halococcus qingdaonensis encodes:
- a CDS encoding V-type ATP synthase subunit B, which yields MKEYKTIEEISGPLVFVEIDEPVGYDEIVEIELPNGEQKRGQVLESNEEFASIQVFEGTDSINRDASVRFLGETMKMPVTEDLLGRVLDGSGRPIDDGPEIVPEEREDIIGAAINPTAREYPEEFIQTGVSAIDGMNTLVRGQKLPIFSASGLPHNDLALQIARQATVPEEIDEEGDDEDGSEFAVVFCAMGITAEESNEFLADFERTGALERSVVFSNLADDPAVERQITPRLALTTAEYLAFEKGYHVLVILTDMTNYCEALREIGAAREEVPGRRGYPGYMYTDLAQLYERAGRIKGREGSVTQIPILTMPGDDDTHPIPDLTGYITEGQIMMDRDLNSQGVQPPVNVLPSLSRLMDDGIGEGLTREDHGDVSDQLYAAYAEGEDLRDLVNIVGREALSEQDNRYLDLADRFETEFVDQGFDNNRDIEETLDIGWDLLSMLPKSSLNRIDEELIEEHYREDVDEPGEESAGDESDGAAESEAEA from the coding sequence ATGAAAGAATACAAAACCATCGAGGAGATCAGTGGGCCGCTCGTGTTCGTCGAGATCGACGAACCGGTGGGCTACGACGAGATCGTCGAGATCGAGCTACCGAACGGTGAACAGAAGCGCGGTCAGGTGCTCGAATCGAACGAGGAGTTCGCCTCGATACAGGTCTTCGAGGGCACCGACAGCATCAACCGTGATGCCTCGGTCAGGTTCCTCGGCGAGACGATGAAGATGCCCGTCACCGAGGACCTCCTCGGCAGAGTGCTCGACGGCTCGGGTCGCCCGATCGACGACGGTCCGGAGATCGTCCCCGAGGAGCGCGAGGACATCATCGGTGCGGCGATCAACCCCACCGCCAGAGAGTACCCCGAGGAGTTCATCCAGACGGGTGTCTCGGCGATCGACGGGATGAACACCTTGGTACGGGGCCAGAAACTGCCGATCTTCTCGGCGTCCGGCCTCCCGCACAACGATCTCGCGCTCCAGATCGCCCGGCAGGCGACGGTGCCCGAAGAGATCGACGAGGAGGGCGACGACGAGGACGGATCGGAGTTCGCAGTGGTGTTCTGTGCGATGGGCATCACCGCCGAGGAGTCCAACGAGTTCCTCGCGGACTTCGAGCGCACCGGTGCGCTCGAACGATCGGTCGTCTTCTCGAACCTGGCGGACGACCCCGCCGTCGAGCGCCAGATCACGCCGCGACTCGCACTCACCACGGCCGAGTATCTCGCCTTCGAGAAGGGCTATCACGTACTCGTCATCCTGACGGACATGACGAACTACTGTGAGGCGCTGCGCGAGATCGGGGCCGCCCGCGAGGAGGTGCCCGGTCGGCGTGGCTACCCGGGCTACATGTACACCGACCTCGCCCAGCTCTACGAGCGCGCGGGTCGGATCAAGGGTCGCGAGGGATCGGTCACGCAGATCCCGATCCTGACGATGCCCGGCGACGACGACACGCATCCGATCCCCGACCTCACGGGCTACATCACCGAGGGCCAGATCATGATGGACCGCGACCTCAACAGTCAAGGTGTGCAGCCGCCGGTCAACGTGCTGCCGAGCCTCTCGCGGCTGATGGACGACGGGATCGGCGAGGGCCTCACGCGCGAGGACCACGGCGACGTCTCCGATCAGCTCTACGCTGCCTACGCGGAGGGTGAGGACCTGCGCGACCTGGTGAACATCGTCGGTCGCGAGGCGCTCTCCGAGCAGGACAACCGCTATCTCGATCTGGCCGACCGCTTCGAGACCGAGTTCGTCGATCAGGGCTTCGACAACAACCGCGACATCGAGGAAACCCTCGACATCGGCTGGGACCTGCTCTCGATGCTCCCGAAATCGTCGCTCAACCGTATCGACGAGGAGCTCATCGAGGAGCACTACCGAGAGGACGTCGACGAACCGGGCGAGGAATCGGCGGGCGACGAGAGCGACGGTGCGGCCGAGTCCGAGGCCGAAGCTTAA
- a CDS encoding V-type ATP synthase subunit D → MANDVKPTRKELMAIEDRIDLSERGHDTLEQKRDGLIMEFMDILDQAQDVRSGLGDDYEEAQETIDMARAIEGDLAVRGAAAALKEHPEITIQSKNIMGVVVPQIESSKVQKGLDERGYGILGTSAQIDEAADAYEELIDSIVLAAEVETAMKKMLNEIETTKRRVNALEFKLLPELHESQEYIEQKLEEQEREEIFRMKKIKNKKEEEEREEREAVSAEEAERPEGEVAVTSD, encoded by the coding sequence ATGGCAAACGACGTCAAACCCACGCGCAAGGAGCTGATGGCGATCGAGGATCGCATCGATCTCTCCGAGCGCGGTCACGACACCTTGGAGCAGAAACGCGACGGGCTCATCATGGAGTTCATGGACATCCTCGATCAGGCCCAGGACGTGCGCTCGGGCCTCGGCGACGACTACGAGGAGGCCCAGGAGACGATCGACATGGCACGTGCGATCGAGGGCGATCTCGCGGTGCGCGGGGCGGCCGCGGCGCTCAAAGAACATCCCGAGATCACCATCCAGTCGAAGAACATCATGGGCGTCGTCGTCCCCCAGATCGAGTCCTCGAAGGTGCAGAAGGGGCTCGACGAGCGCGGCTACGGCATCCTCGGTACGAGCGCGCAGATCGACGAGGCCGCCGACGCCTACGAGGAGCTGATCGACTCGATCGTTCTCGCCGCCGAGGTCGAGACCGCGATGAAGAAGATGCTCAACGAGATCGAGACCACCAAACGGCGGGTCAACGCCCTCGAATTCAAGCTGCTGCCCGAGCTCCACGAGTCACAGGAGTACATCGAGCAGAAGCTCGAAGAGCAGGAGCGCGAGGAGATCTTCCGGATGAAGAAGATCAAGAACAAGAAAGAGGAAGAGGAGCGCGAGGAACGTGAGGCGGTCAGCGCCGAGGAAGCCGAGCGTCCCGAGGGCGAAGTCGCCGTCACCTCCGATTAA
- a CDS encoding ATP synthase subunit A: MSQATDTQGDEDGTIASVSGPVVVAADLGARMNDVVYVGDEGLMGEVIEIEGNRTTIQVYEETSNVAPGEPVTNTGEPLSVDLGPGMLYSIYDGVQRPLDELENQLGAFLDRGVDAPGIEMDETWEFTPTVEKGDEIEAGDIVGTVPETESIEHKVLVPPDYEGGAVTNVEEGEFTVTETVVELDSGEEVTMHQEWPVREARPTVDKETPKTPLITGQRVQDGLFPLAKGGTAAIPGPFGSGKTVTQQSLAKYADADIVIYIGCGERGNEMTEVIDDFPELEDPNTGKPLMSRTCLIANTSNMPVAARESCVYTGITIAEYYRDMGYDVALMADSTSRWAEAMREISSRLEEMPGEEGYPAYLAARLSEFYERAGYFQNINGTEGSISAVGAVSPPGGDFSEPVTQNTLRIVKTFWALDADLAERRHFPAIDWDESYSLYRDQLDPWFEENVASDWPEVRQWAIDTLDEESELQEIVQLVGEDALPDDQRLTLDIARYLREAFLQQNALDDVDAYSAPEKTYLIMQAIKTYNDEAFAALDAGVPVEEITGIDAAPRLNRIGATAEYEEFIDDVESNIESQLREKY, encoded by the coding sequence ATGAGGACGGCACGATCGCGAGCGTGAGCGGCCCGGTCGTCGTGGCGGCGGACCTCGGCGCGCGGATGAACGACGTGGTCTACGTCGGCGACGAAGGGCTGATGGGCGAGGTGATCGAGATCGAGGGCAACCGGACGACGATCCAGGTCTACGAGGAGACCTCGAACGTCGCCCCCGGTGAGCCCGTCACGAACACCGGCGAACCCCTCTCGGTCGATCTGGGGCCCGGCATGCTCTACTCGATCTACGACGGCGTTCAGCGCCCGCTCGACGAGCTCGAAAACCAGCTCGGCGCGTTTCTCGACCGCGGTGTCGACGCGCCGGGCATCGAGATGGACGAGACCTGGGAGTTCACGCCCACCGTCGAGAAGGGCGACGAGATCGAGGCCGGCGACATCGTCGGCACGGTCCCGGAGACCGAGAGCATCGAACACAAGGTGCTCGTGCCGCCGGACTACGAGGGTGGCGCAGTCACGAACGTCGAGGAGGGCGAGTTCACCGTCACCGAGACGGTCGTCGAACTCGATTCGGGCGAGGAGGTCACGATGCATCAGGAGTGGCCGGTGCGCGAGGCCCGCCCGACCGTCGACAAGGAGACGCCGAAAACGCCCCTGATCACGGGCCAGCGCGTCCAGGACGGACTGTTCCCGCTCGCGAAAGGTGGGACGGCGGCGATCCCGGGACCGTTCGGCTCCGGGAAGACCGTCACCCAGCAGAGTCTCGCGAAGTACGCCGACGCCGATATCGTCATCTACATCGGCTGTGGCGAGCGCGGCAACGAGATGACGGAGGTGATCGACGACTTCCCCGAGCTCGAAGACCCGAACACCGGGAAGCCGTTGATGTCTCGTACGTGTCTCATCGCCAACACCTCCAACATGCCGGTCGCGGCACGCGAGTCGTGTGTCTACACGGGCATCACGATCGCCGAGTACTACCGCGACATGGGCTACGACGTGGCGCTGATGGCCGACTCCACCTCGCGGTGGGCGGAGGCGATGCGCGAGATCAGTTCGCGTCTGGAAGAGATGCCGGGCGAGGAGGGCTATCCGGCCTACCTCGCGGCGCGCCTCTCGGAGTTCTACGAGCGCGCGGGCTACTTCCAGAACATCAACGGCACCGAGGGATCGATCTCGGCGGTCGGCGCAGTCTCCCCGCCGGGTGGCGACTTCTCCGAACCCGTCACCCAGAACACGCTGCGCATCGTGAAGACGTTCTGGGCGCTCGACGCCGATCTCGCCGAGCGCCGGCACTTCCCGGCGATCGACTGGGACGAGTCGTACTCGCTCTATCGCGACCAGCTCGACCCGTGGTTCGAGGAGAACGTCGCGAGCGACTGGCCCGAGGTGCGCCAGTGGGCCATCGACACGCTCGACGAGGAGAGCGAGCTCCAGGAGATCGTCCAGCTGGTCGGCGAGGACGCGCTGCCGGACGACCAGCGCCTCACCCTGGATATCGCGCGCTATCTGCGCGAGGCGTTCCTCCAGCAGAACGCGCTCGACGACGTCGACGCCTACTCCGCGCCGGAGAAGACCTACCTCATCATGCAGGCGATCAAGACCTACAACGACGAGGCGTTCGCGGCACTCGACGCCGGCGTTCCGGTCGAGGAGATCACGGGTATCGACGCCGCACCGCGGCTCAACCGCATCGGCGCGACCGCGGAGTACGAGGAGTTCATCGACGACGTCGAGTCGAACATCGAGAGCCAGCTCCGGGAGAAATACTGA